TCGACAATTTGCATGGCTTCAGCTGCAGGCACGCATCGTCTTAGTAGACCATCTGTGCATACCCTGTACAGGTACGGATCATCCTAAAGGTGGCGACGACTCTCGAAGataagctttttcttgttctcccCAGGTGGCACATACCCTGAAACAATAAAGTTTACAATATTCGTGTACCATAGGGTGGAGTCTGTCACCTTTAGAAGCATGTCATCACGTAGGAAGTCGTTTATCGGAGGTTCCTGCAAGTTAGTAACCTGCATACGTGATAGATGATCTGCAACAGTATtctctactccctttttatcttttatttcaaggtcaaattcttggagtaagagAATCCATCTTATTAAACGAGGTTTAACATCTTTCTTGGTAAGCAAGTATTTTAAAACTACATGATCAGTGTGAACAATAACTTTTGCTCCAACCAAataagatctaaacttgtctaTAGCAAAGACGACGACCAGGAGCTCTTTTTTCATGATTGCATAGTTAAGTTGAGCTCCAGTCAGAGTCTTGCTAGAGTAAGCGATTGCATGATGCTTTTTATCCTTGGTTTGGCCTAAAACTGCCCCAACAGCAAAGTCgctagcatcacacattattTAGAAGGGAAGACTCCAATCAGAGGGTTGGATGATTGGAGCCGAGACGAGTGCTTTTTTAAGAATATGAAAAGCTTTTAAGCACTCGTCAGTGAACTTGAAGGGTGCGTCTTTAGCCAACAGGTTTGTAAGGGGTCTAGCGATTTGTGAAAAATCCTTAATGAATCTTCTGTAGAACCCTGCGTGGCCTAGGAAGCTACGGATGCCCTTAACGTTCACTGGAGGTGGAAGCTGTTCTATGACTTCGATCTTAGCTTTGTCCACCCCGATTcctctttcggacactaagtgtccgaggacgatgccttcacggaccatgaaatggcacTTTTCCCAATTGAGTaccaggtccttctcttggcatcttTGTAAGACCTTGTCTAAATTTTCGAGACAATGATCGaaagtttttccatagacggagaagttgtccatgaaaatttccatgatttcctcgatcatgtcggaaaagatagacatcatgcatcGTTGAAATGATGCAGGGGCGTTACATAGCCCAAACGACATCCTACAATAAGCATAAGTTCCATAGAGGCATGTAAACGTGGTCTTACTCTGATCGTCGGGATggatcactactacagaactaGTCATAGCAAAcgggctatcaccgccggtttgtttcgaaccgttggtgatgcctcatcaccgccgggttcGAAGTTGGTGGCCATAGTGGCCGTTGGGACCGGCGGTGTAGAGGCCCATCACCGCCGGCTGAGGGCTGGGACCGACGGTGTAGCTCTGTTTTCCTTTTATTTACCCCAGCCCGCACCCCAAATCTCGTCGGTCCTGTCCAGACGCAGCGCCTCGCGCGCCCCAATCCCCACCGCCATCGCCgaggcccggccgccgcccctgcgccgtcCCCCGCCCCGGGATCCAGATGCGGCGCCGTCCCcgagccccggcgccgccgtccccgacccccggcgccgccccccagTATCGGCACCGCCTCCCCCGACTCCCGTCGCCTCCCCCCGAgtcccgtcgccgccgtccccgagtgGAGCCGCCATCTGTGAGCCCCGGCGCCGTCCCCGAGTCCCGGTGCCGCCCCTGCGAGGAgccgccgggccgccgtcgCGTTCTGCCTCTACGAGCAGAAGGTAGTTAACTATAGCTTACATTTATGGATTTACACTGCCAGTTCGGTTCCTCATCCTTGCCGCAAGCTTATCAGCCATCTCTTCAATATGAAACTTTAGAGCATGGTAGTTGACTCTGCATCTTAGCCGGTTAATCTCCATTGGAACATTATCGTACCTGAAATTGAAGCTTTACATTAGGTTCGGGTTCTTCCAATATaagtatctttttttttggctaGGAAGCTTATCAGCCCCTGCTAGGAAGCTTTACATTAGGTTCGGGTTCTTCCAATATAAGCTTTACCTGAAATTGAAGCTTTACAAATCTTTTTTGGCCGGTTAATATTCTACCTCCGATTCACAATAATTTCCTGCATGCCTAGGAAGCTCAAAGGCTAAATATACTAGTATCTTTTTTTTGGCGAAATTGGAACACTCTTGGTCTATTGATCGCTAGATGAACTATTGATCTATCCAATGAGAATAGATTTGACATGGTTCTGATAACAAATATTATGCCGCCTAGCTGCTAAAAATATTAGACCACACTTTGACAAATATtgtgaaatggagggagtataatgGTTCAGTCGTTCAGATCAAAAGAAGATGCAGATTTGTAAATTTTGGTTGCTTACATCTTGTGACCACGCCAAGTGAGCTGGCAGCAGAAATCATCAAGCACTAGCAGATCACCTGAGCCTCTCAACATGCTGGCTGGATGCATGCATATGTTTGTACCTAAACAAAATGCTATCACACACACCGGACACCGTGTGTATCTAAACAAAATGCCATCACATTGTCATCATGCATGCCTGTGTCAGCAATGACCATGAGGGCTCCATTTTTGTGAAAGTAATGAAAAACACCtctgaaattttttattttcatgaaGGTGATCCCAAAACGCAGTGCTTTCACATGCAACTCGGTCGTCGCCACATCGAGGGCCACGTGCTGACGAAAAGAGGTATTAGTTTTGTTGATCACCTACTATTTCGCTAGCAATTAATAGTCCGAGTACTTGAATACTATTTCTTATTGTGTACTAGAGGCCGAGCAGTGAGTAACGAGTATTAGTAGTACTTGCCTGTTATTTATTTTACCAATGCATCTCGGATCTAGTATAAGTAGCACTTGTTCTTTTATGACTGCATCTCGAATCTCAAATAGTGCTTCTGTCAACATCTAGTTACTTATATCAAATAATAAGTTTTCTAGACTGAATCCAAAGGCACACTGTGTCATACTGGTTTTCAGTTCACACTGCATAATGTAACTCTTATAAGCTGCATTTAGTAACTATGATGATTTATGTCAATTTGTTACTATTTCCTAGCAGAACAGGTGTACTACCATTTATGTCAATTGATTTATGTCAATTTGTTACTATTTCGTACCTGGGATTTTATGGGACATTTTCTTCTCCTTAAGAAGCAGATAATGTAAATTTGCACTTAGCAACATTTGAGACTCTATTGATTAAGAGCCCGTTTCACAGCAATAGTTAGTTTTGTCATGGTTACTTTTGTCTAACTTCTGGTGATTTGTGCAATGCAGGTGATTGTTGAGAAGGCTGAGAGAAGTGATATTCCTGACATCGACAAGAAAAAGTCACTTCTCAACATCTCTACTAGATATCTGAAAATTATTTCTACTTTGGCTGAGAGAAGGCTGAGAGGTGATTGTATGGACTCTTTTGTTTAATCTCGATGTATGAGCTCATATGGTTGAATTCTGCtactataattatatattatatatgttgtacaaatgatgcaatattattatatgaaaatattttttatgggAAAAATgtcttcaccgccggttccaaatacgaaccggcggtgatgggtgcACATCACCCACAGTTGGCGCacacatcaccgccggtttatgaaccggcggtgatgaaccCCCTCAATCACCGCCGGTTCTGGAACCAGCAGTGATGGCCCCGCTATCACCAGCAACTTAAATCCAACGGTATTcaaaaccgttggtgatgcacttttagaaccggcggtgataggggtGGCTGTAGTAGTGGATagggatttgatgataacccgagtACCCATCGAGGAATCAGAAGGAGTGCTTGGCTAGTTGTTCTAACATTTTGTCAATGAACGGAAGCGGAAAGTGATCCTTCTTCGTGGCTGCGTTGAGTTTTCggtaatctatacacatcctccatcacGTGACAGTTCGTTGAGGGATAagtttttttgttgttttcaaCGACCGTTATGCCTCCCTTCTTTGGTACAATTTGCACGGGGCTAACCCACTTGCTATGTGGCACGAGATAGATTATCCCGGCGTGCAGGAGTTTCAGGACCTCTTTTTTGATGACCTCTCGCATCGCATTGTTGAGCCTATGCTGAGGCTCCCTAGAAGGTGTTTTGGATGGATCTATAGGAATGCGATGCATGCAGAGGGTAGGGCTAATTCCCTTAAGGTCTTGGAGCGAGTAGCCGAACACAGCCCTATGCTTTTCTAAAATGGCGATTAGCTTGGCTGTTTCCTCGTCAGATAGCTTGTCGCTAATGATGACGGGAGTTTCAGTGTCGCCATTTAGAAAGGCATACAGAGGCCAGAAGGAAGAGGCTTCAGCTCTATTGGTTGACGAGGAGGTTGTTCATGAGTGGGTAACTCAAAAGTTTCGTCCTGGTCGTCTTCTTCTTCAGTAAAGAGTTTAGCGTCTTTTTCTAAAGAAGACTCAAGAGTTTCGACTGGAAAAACTGCTTCTACCCCGTCAACTGATTCGTCTTGAGGTGTAGGTTCGGCCACGCAATCTTTGGACCGAAGGATTGGTAAGCTAATGGCGTTACCCCAAAGAGTTACGTTGAGTGTTCCTAAAGGAGAAATGTTTTGGAACATCTTCTCGACGGGATGCCCGATTAAAACATCGAAGTCTTGGACTTTGAAGACATGAAAATCTAGGGCAATTTCAGTTTTGTCGTACCACACTGGTACATCATGGAAGATTCCGATCCCTTCCGTGGTGGAACGTGGTCCAATCCATAGGGATCTCGACGTTGGGAGCAATGGGCTATCGCTCAGATGGCTAAGCGCAAAAGATGCAGACATAATATTTGCTCCGACCGTAGGGCTGTAGAGAACTGAGACAACAGTTCCTTGGATGAAACAGGGAAGGCTATACAAGGGGGTTTGAATTCGAATTGCTTCGTGTGACATCTCCCCCTCGTGTACCCATCCACTGTTCATGACGGCAGTTACCCCTTTGACTGCTTCTTGTAGGGAAGCTTTATCCAGAGGAGTTATTGGATCTCTGGGAACTTGAGGTCTCTTCTCTCGGGGATACATCGAGGTGTTTCCAAAGTTTTGAAAAACATCCTCTTCGATGTTGAAAGGAAACTCcggaggttgaatttcttcatcCTCCATCATTTCTGGTTCGGGGGAAGGTTCGGTGGTTGGTTCTATAAGAGTTGGTGCTGGGGCTGTAGAATCAACCAACAGAACCTCCTCATGGCTAGAGGATTCCACTGTCAGAAGGGTTTCTGTGAAGGAGGTGTTCTCTAGGATACGATCTAAGAGAGCTTCTCCTTCGGCTGTGGTTTTATAGGTGAACGACCCTCCGACAGAAATGTCAAGTTGTAGGGCAGATTCCTTGCTAAGCCCTGAAcagaaccatggctataaaggcAGGGCGGAGTTCAAAGCTGGAAGCTGTGATTGGCTTCGACGATTGGGGTGGCTCTACGAACTCGCCCTTGGGAGCAGAAAGGTTTTGGATAGAAATGTGCTCCATGGTGATAAACAAgggtaaaagaaaagataatagAAAGGATACACGGgccaactaggttcgaagataactacaacaaccgttccccggcaacggcacaaGAAATGCtcattggtatttcttaacgatcACATataagatccgcaagcgcacggaaagtACACCTGGAGAGTATTCAGAGTATCGTAATATCACAGGGAACGGAGGTGTAACGATCTAGAGCTTCGGGTAGTGTGATTTATTTAAAGATAAGGATCAAGGTAAGGCAAACTTAGGTTCCTCACtcgtttacttcgggcaccggtctgacccaggtactgttagggacctccggcttgtAGCTCTACGCCGTACTCGGACAAGGGGGAGTGTACTAACCACGAAGCAACTTCGTAGCGGACCGACGGGGCTGTCACCACCCGCGGTCTACCACTCAATACTGTGGAGCACGAGGCAAATGAAGGCAATCTAGGACCTAAGCACCACGCTTAAGCCTTCAACTACTACTCTAGCGTTGCGCAGGGTTACCATCTTTATCAGGGACCCTCTActagagtatccgctacgaAAACAGATGATGAACCTGTAAACaaatgaataacttaagaatactgaGCCAAGAACTTACCAGAAGATAAAACTCTAGATACTTACTCAAATGATTCGTATCCGTTGAAgtacaagacgaagagaggccgacacgtccggctcttctccgatcctccaCCTCCCACACTCCCTACTCTAATGATACAAGTGGAGTCCTACTACTACTTCTCCTCCTTGTGTATGTGAATGGGAAAAAGTTGAATGCTTTGAGAGGGTGTGTGGAGgctccttttatagcttgaAAGGTTGGTTCCCGCCATCTTCTAGTATGGAAACTTGCTCAACCGCCTTTGGATGGATAAGAGTGAATCACCGGccaaagtgcacctggacgggtgcACGTCCTGGTTCGGCCGAACtaggggttcggccggccccacagCACCGCCTTTGTCCACCGTCTTTTGTAGGGTGATTGGTAGGTGGGTCCTCTTCAGTATACATCAGTGCCGGGGCTTCGTTCGTCGGTTTGTTCTGtcttgtgggccctctttgtaagtgtgaCGCAGGATTGGATATTCTGTGCACTTGTGTTGCGTCTTTTGCTCATTTTATCCTTATTTCACGTATGGGTGCTTGCAAtacaagaatcaccaaaactcgtggaaatggttagaaATGAGCCCTATAGCTACGTTCGGTGATTGAatgaaaagatgcaggagttgacggtatTATTTTCGACTTACGGACCATCAACACTTAATTAAAAAAACTTACTCGTTAGCTCATTCCTTTGAAGGACGTAGACAAGCCGAGTAGTTCTAAGCTTTCTGCTTCTTAGCACATTCCAATGAAATTAACTTTCATCATTCAAAAAGAAGTTGTCGCTCGAACGTTTGCCTTCACCTTGCATCCTAAGGGAACAAAGGCTAAGACAAAACCGAGCAGCTACAACGCTTTTTGATGAGATAGTTTTTTCCTCATTAGTTCGAGCACCTAAATCTTTTCAAGCGAAAAGGACTAGGTCGAAGTAGTGGCCAGTGATTATATAAACTCTTCTACTTGAAGGCATAAGTCTACCTTTGCCTTGCAAAGACAACGACATACTAACAATCGAGTAGGTGCAAAATCAATTATGCTAGAATTGGATAAGCATCCTACTACTACTCCGAGACGAGTAAGGCCGTAGCCGAAAACGATCTAGTACGCTGCATGCTCAGGCATAAGTACTATCGGCTAAGATCAGTATTAACAACTATGGATTTCCACATCATATGGTTATTGAACAAAACAAATGTGCATACAAACATATATACATCAAGATCACATACAAAGCAACATTAGTTTGTACACATCAAGATAAGTTTGTGGCACACATGGCCAAATTGTACCCAGTGTACATCAAACCATTACATCAACATGAGAATATCTAGGACTCCTGCTCCAGGCTGTCGACAATTTTTCAGACACTAGCTTAACCTCCTCTACGAGCCCGGCGAATGTGTCCTCGACACAATCGATGTTCACGCCATCTCCAAGAGGGGCCAGATTTACTGACGGGTGGTATTCGAGCAATACTTTACAATCCCTTGTGGAGCCCTTTGCAGACACTCCAATGGGGTTCCAGGTGTTCCAGTATCTTCCTCAGTTGGCTCGACCATGTCTACAACAGCTTGAGCAGCGACTTTCAGCTCGTCGAGTTCTTTCTTTAAGAGATCTATCTCGGCAGCTAGATCCTTGACATGCTGCAGCATCTCAACAAGCTGTTTGTCGAAGTCCTTCTTCATAATGATACATAAGAAGCTTTTAAGTCAGTCACCACATCCTCATGAGTTTCTAACAACTTTTTGAGTTCTGCGTGTATTTGACAAGCATATAAGTACCAGAAGTAGTGAAAGGAAGGCTACTCGACTACTCGGCAACAAAACCCAAGCAAGCTAAGTAACATACCTTTCTGTTTCTTGGCGCTGGCTTTGCTCTTCTCTTGCAATGACTTATATCTCTCCTCGAGAGCTTTCTTGTCCTCCGCAAGTTTTGCCACTTGTTCTTTCAGGAGGCAAGACTCTTGGCTCTGTTCAATCTCGAACTTGTCGATCTCCTGGAACCTGGCGCCTTCTTGTTCGGCAATATCCTGCAACAACCAACAAGAGTCGGCAAACAACTAGCCGGTTACAAAAGATAAGTACTCGATTCTTACTGCCAGAGGCTTCTGGCATTCAGCCACGTTCTCTTGAATGAATTTTTGGCATTGCGCCATGTTCTCTTATACAAGCTTGATCTTGTCCGCTGGTAGTGGTGGCCTTTGTGCAGGAGCaattgaagcactctcgttcacGGCCAGCGAAGTCTTCTCCCCATCTTTGGGTCCAGCGTCCTTGATGGTGCACTCCAAGATTACTTCTTGGGACGCTGGACCTATTTCTTCTTTCGGATGAGCAAGCCGAGCAAAAGGAAGATCGTCAAAGTTCAAGGGAGGCGGCAAGATTGGCTCACCTGTGAGGATTTCTGTTGACTGGAGTTGACCATCTCCCCAGGACGGAGCTCCTTCCGTCTCCTTGGCGGGAGAATCCCTGACAAGAGAGATGATCAGCTCATCAATGGCCTGGTTGTTGGGGAGCGGCGCCCTGGGGAGCTGCTGCAGCAGTCTTGGGGGCTGGAGAGGACATGATGTCTCCAGCGTCCCCCAATCCAAGGTCCGCTTTCAGGAACAGAAAAGGCAAATTGGGTACTCGACAAAAACTAGACAAAATTCAGAAACAAAAACTAATGCAGAGGACTTACTGGGTTGCCCGCTTGATCGGGAGCTTCCCCCTCTTCACTAGCTTGGGGACTGGATGTACCACTAAAGCACTCAATGTTGTCAAGGCATTAGTGGCAGAAGTCCCTTGCCCTTTCTGGgggctgccccccccccccccccccccccccccccccgcacaaATATTCTGCTGGGCAGGGGGAGTCTCTACGCTCACCGTCGCCTGGGGGCTTGGAGAGGATGTCTTCTCGGAACCACTTGCCGGTGTTGTAACATCCCGCAGAGTGGTTCCAGTCTCCCTTGACGGGTCCGCTGGGTCGGGGGAGACAACTGTTCCCGTCCCAGCATCATCCCCAGACGAAGCCGGCTTCTGAACCTTGCCCTTTAGGCTACAAAACAGGAAGAAGCAAGGAGAAAAGCAATTCGATGAAACAACAAAAGTAGTCGACCAAGTAGCAAAAGACAGACCAATTAACGAGCCATACCTGGTATCGCCAGCTTGGTGCATGCTCTGTGCTTGCACGCAGTGGTACGCGGCCCTTTCGGGTGCCCAGCCCCGCATCCTCTGCAAGGCTGGGACTTCGATCACCACCACATCCTCCAGCTGCCTCTTCAGTGTCTGTACGACTGAATTTATCGTCATATTCACTATCTGTGAATGGATCTATTACGTGATCATCACTCAGGCGATAATCATATGGTCTCGCGTGCGCACTTGGGAGGACTGCTTCTATACACATCTACGTCCTCATGCTGTATTGAACTCTTGGTATCTTTTTAAGCGCCTGTTTCAATTCAGCAAACGTGTCAGAtttaagaaagaaaaaagagataaaCTTGCATTGCTGCAAGAGAAcacattctttttcttcctcatgAACTATGAAGCAATGATAGTTCTGATTCAAACGCGTGTACATATATCATGTATGCGTCTTAAGGGTTTCAGATAAGGTAAATGTTAGTTTCCATCTTGATATAATTTGCATATTGGCTAATCACCTTATGTGATGATGGATCTGCTAATCACCTCATGTTTCTCTGGTACTCCAGTAGACTAAATTGTCAATGTAAATACAACAACAGATGTACATTGCAAGCGAACAAATAAGGCAGCTAGAGATGATTGAAGCAACtcatccaaaattaaatgtacgTGTAACAAAGAAACCAGCCAATACTGCACGAAGTCCCTGAAAATGCACTGAGTTTCAGGGTCTCCATTCTCCTCAAGGTTCAATAGGAGATCATAAGGTATGCTACTGAATAAATACTTAACTTGGATAAAACATATATTGGATATATAGGAATTTACAGTTTATACAAGCTGCCTCCGCTTTGATAGAAGTAATTTATTTAGCAATTGGTATGGTATGGGAAGCACTACAGCTGAATGCTTCACACATGACAGCTATATTTTACCCTTGACCTAATAACTATAAAAATGTAAATGTTTCAATCAAACCATAGATACTAAACCTTGCACTTGGCAGTATGACACTGTGAAGACTATCAAACTTCAGATATCTGATTGTTTCATCAGAGTTTGCTGAGAGGAAGGCTGTCCATAAGTGAGGGACGTACCAGAATATGAAGCTTGCCATGGTCAAAGTGTAGAACAAAACAGTCTTCCTAAATAAACTTATATTCAGGCGAGAGATGTAACAGAAACGAGATATCGATACTTAATCAATAATCTTGTCCGTTTAAGAGCACAATTTAAGTAGAACATATTAAAATAACAGTATAACTTGTCTTGTAATTGATCATTGCTAAGTGTTGTTGTGTTCCTTAATTGTTATTTAAATGTTAACTACTTTTTTTTAGCTACTACAAATCTCGATCAAGGTCTGGATCCAGGTGAATAAAAATGAAATGTGAAACATTACAAGTTCGGGACTATAGTCAGTCTGGTTCTATACTTTGATTTGCTCtaatttatttatgttttactTTGATGTCAGCATAAGAAATGATATTATTGCAAAAAAATAATCTAATTtattttagttttattttttctaactAATGAAGATAAGACTGCAATACTTACGTTTGGTTGTGTTTCTACAGTGACAATTCTCTGACCTGAAATAGGCAATCGTAATAAAATCAGCTTAATCTGCAGAAGTATTGATGAATTGTAACTAATTTAGGAAATTTGGTTGCTGTGAGCTGACCTAAATATTGGGTATATATGGAGCCCATTTGTAATCCAATGCATGTCTTTGTGTTATTATGCAAACTTCTACTGAAATGGTAGATGAAAAGTTGAAAAAAGCAACTGGTAATCATAATTCTCAGCACTCAGCACGGCAGATGACCAGCCAATTGCATCTGTCAAGTAGACTTTCGTAACAACTATTGgtcaaatatatatttttctaacgaAAGCAAGTTCCACATTCTCAGATTTGTACTGAACAACATGGTACAATTAGAAGTATACTATGGAGGATCATGCAAATAAGCAAAACTCAGTTAAGAAAGTAAGGTTATTGTAATTAAATACCTGTAGAGAGAGCGGGCAGCAGAGAGAAAGCGGAAGGGACTGCCCATTTGAGAAAGAAATAGTGGCCAGGAATCAAATCAGCAGAATTTTAATCTTCAATGATATGTCAAACACAACGCAAGCCCCTCTTGTACATTTCATCGATCCTGTGGTGAGCAGCAGCCATTTGAAGGCGAGCACAACAGGAATACGGGAAGAGGAAGGTATAGTTTGGCAGACTGTAGAGACGCCGAAAGAGCTATCGCAGTTTAAAGCCAGCTTGCCTCCGCGTGCACGCGCCTCCGCCTGCTCTAGaatttttttaacttttttaataatattttaatattAACCCGGTTCTAGTTTTTTTTACGCGCCACagcccgtttggtcgcgccagCGGTACTGGCGCGACAGTTAGCCTCTATCGCGCTAGCCACAGTGGTGCGACAGAGCTACCACACTGGCGGGGCGACCCGGCCCTGCGCCACGTGGGCGCTGACGTGGTCGatcctgtcgcgccacatgtgctggcgcgacaagccttgtcgcgccatgcgggctggcgcgacaaggccaatGTCATGGACCCACGCTAGCCCCTTCTCCCCCACCCCCTTTTCTTTCCTCCCTTCCTCCAGACCGCTCCGTGTCCAGAgatgccggcgccggccgccgccccccagATCCCTTCCAAATTCGGCGTTTTGGTGGGGGGAAACTGGGGGAAATGTTCCCCAAGcttccccgaaggtattgcCCCTATTATTTCTTCGTTTAACCATGCACATTAGTAGATATGAGTGGTTCATCGTGATTAGGGTTTGGTTGATTATTTAAGAAATAGTCTTGTAGTTGATAGCGTACTCATGATTAGAGGTTTAGATGACACGTAGATGGTACTCTGCTCATgatttggacgtgaggtagTACATGCATGCACTGATTAATATGTATTCTAGGATTGAGTAGAGggaaaaataatatcctttgtgATGCCAATATTAACTACTTGTTCATCAAAATATACGTGTACACACAGTACTAGTTCTTCATTGTGTTTGCACACTGCAACCTCTTTAATCATGTGCATGCTCCTAAAACTTGTAGTAAGCACTAAGCAGCTTGAAAATTTTGTGGTGCTTGCATAGTTTTGTGCACAAATGAAATTTGTTGAGCTAAGATTTTTCTTTAGCAACTTATATTTCAATTGTAATTTAGACTAGTCATATTTAAGTCTAGATAGCAAAGTTTTCATGTTCATACAGTAAATGTCCCTTCTATTTTATGGAAAATAATATAGTGTTCTTGCCGTTCTGGTTCAATATATTTTGTGTCGTGAAAGACAACATCTATTAGTGGCATCTATACTTCATATTCGTCAACTCTATAAGGTCATTACTAATGACTGGTCAGTTTTAGTAAAATGGGAGATTATGAAATTTAAATTGCATTGAGTTGTAGGGCACATAGCATTATAGACTACTTCTTTCTGCCTTAATTAATAGTGGCTGTGTCTCTTATTTTTAGATCTCTGAATATACCTAGAGATGGACGAATTAGTTCGGTTCTTTCACGGGGGTATGGTTAAGGAAAATGGAGAGTTTGAGAATATGATAGAGGATGTCGAACTTTTCGATAGTTCTCCATCGTTCAAGGATTTGGTAGACTGAGTTGTTTCAAAGCATTCTTGTGGCATTGATGAAATATCT
This portion of the Panicum virgatum strain AP13 chromosome 2N, P.virgatum_v5, whole genome shotgun sequence genome encodes:
- the LOC120662648 gene encoding CCR4-NOT transcription complex subunit 3-like codes for the protein MTINSVVQTLKRQLEDVVVIEVPALQRMRGWAPERAAYHCVQAQSMHQAGDTSLKGKVQKPASSGDDAGTGTVVSPDPADPSRETGTTLRDVTTPASGSEKTSSPSPQATVSVETPPAQQNICAGGGGGGGGGGSPQKGQGTSATNALTTLSALVVHPVPKLVKRGKLPIKRRTLDWGTLETSCPLQPPRLLQQLPRAPLPNNQAIDELIISLVRDSPAKETEGAPSWGDGQLQSTEILTGEPILPPPLNFDDLPFARLAHPKEEIGPASQEVILECTIKDAGPKDGEKTSLAVNESASIAPAQRPPLPADKIKLV
- the LOC120660566 gene encoding uncharacterized protein LOC120660566 isoform X1, coding for MAQCQKFIQENVAECQKPLADIAEQEGARFQEIDKFEIEQSQESCLLKEQVAKLAEDKKALEERYKSLQEKSKASAKKQKELKKLLETHEDVVTDLKASYVSL
- the LOC120660564 gene encoding sulfated surface glycoprotein 185-like isoform X1, translating into MRRRPRAPAPPSPTPGAAPQYRHRLPRLPSPPPESRRRRPRVEPPSVSPGAVPESRCRPCEEPPGRRRVLPLRAEGDPKTQCFHMQLGRRHIEGHVLTKREQVYYHLCQLIYVNLLLFRTWDFMGHFLLLKKQIM
- the LOC120660564 gene encoding sulfated surface glycoprotein 185-like isoform X2, whose protein sequence is MRRRPRAPAPPSPTPGAAPQYRHRLPRLPSPPPESRRRRPRVEPPSVSPGAVPESRCRPCEEPPGRRRVLPLRAEEQVYYHLCQLIYVNLLLFRTWDFMGHFLLLKKQIM
- the LOC120660566 gene encoding uncharacterized protein LOC120660566 isoform X2 produces the protein MAQCQKFIQENVAECQKPLADIAEQEGARFQEIDKFEIEQSQESCLLKEQVAKLAEDKKALEERYKSLQEKSKASAKKQKEGLRQTAC
- the LOC120660564 gene encoding sulfated surface glycoprotein 185-like isoform X3 — translated: MRRRPRAPAPPSPTPGAAPQYRHRLPRLPSPPPESRRRRPRVEPPSVSPGAVPESRCRPCEEPPGRRRVLPLRAEGDPKTQCFHMQLGRRHIEGHVLTKRGDC